The Arachis hypogaea cultivar Tifrunner chromosome 16, arahy.Tifrunner.gnm2.J5K5, whole genome shotgun sequence genome contains a region encoding:
- the LOC112755515 gene encoding uncharacterized protein, with amino-acid sequence MLFHNPLRHSLSPLLFTLKQKPTPTFSFSLLHHHHRFSSSWLSLRGNPLIKWPTLPIPQHPPNPKPQSSEPQPHSNFSTRDFSAIVDIFADSSISPGPLLHAELDRSGIEPGSELLLAMFDRFGSSPKLLHSLFLWAEKQPGFRPNSKLFDAVVNALAKSREFDSAWTLILHHIDDGNDEGEALVSVATFSIMIRRYARAGMVQPAIRTFEFARKHNSIIDSESELSLFDILLDSLCKEGSVRAAHEYLCLRKKMNQGWVPSIRAYNIMLNGWFRSRKLKHGERLWEEMKKENVRPTVVTYGTLIEGYCRMRRVEKALEMVGDMIKEGIAPNAIVYNPIIDALAEAGRFKEALGMMERFHVLEIGPTESTYNSLVKGFCKAGDLVGASKILKMMISRGFLPSSTTYNYFFRYFSRCGKIEEGMNLYTKIIQSGYTPDRLTYHLLVKMLCEEERLDLAVRVSKEMRHKGLDMDLATSTMLVHLLCKMRRLEEAFAEFEDMIRRGIVPQYLTFQRLNAELKKQGMNEVAQKLRNLMSSIPHSTSFPNTYSEDNNDARARRNSIIQKAQAFSDMLKNCNDPRELEKYKCSSENDVSSANGLIEDIERKISAKRTSSVI; translated from the exons ATGCTCTTCCACAACCCTCTTCGTCACTCACTATCTCCCTTACTTTTCACACTCAAACAAAAACCCACTCCTACATTCTCATTCTCCCTTCTTCATCACCACCACCGCTTCTCTTCTTCCTGGCTCTCCCTTCGCGGAAACCCCCTCATTAAATGGCCAACCCTCCCAATCCCTCAACACCCTCCCAATCCCAAACCCCAATCCTCCGAACCCCAACCCCACTCCAATTTCTCAACGCGCGATTTCTCCGCAATTGTCGATATATTCGCCGACTCTTCAATCTCTCCCGGACCGCTCCTCCATGCGGAACTGGATCGCTCCGGGATTGAACCGGGTTCAGAGCTACTGCTCGCCATGTTTGACCGTTTCGGTTCGTCGCCCAAGCTGCTTCACTCGCTGTTCCTGTGGGCCGAGAAGCAACCCGGGTTCAGACCTAATTCGAAGCTGTTCGACGCTGTGGTCAACGCTCTCGCTAAGTCCAGGGAGTTTGACTCCGCTTGGACGCTGATTCTTCATCACATCGATGATGGAAACGACGAGGGAGAAGCTTTGGTTTCCGTTGCCACCTTCAGTATCATGATTCGACGCTATGCACGTGCAG GTATGGTGCAACCTGCAATTCGTACATTTGAGTTTGCAAGAAAGCACAATTCAATTATAGATTCTGAGTCAGAATTGAGTTTATTTGACATATTGTTGGATTCACTTTGCAAAGAAGGGTCTGTTAGGGCAGCTCACGAGTATTTATGTCTAAGAAAGAAGATGAACCAGGGTTGGGTTCCTTCGATTCGGGCTTATAACATAATGTTAAATGGATGGTTTCGGTCAAGGAAACTCAAACACGGTGAGAGACTTTGGGAGGAGATGAAGAAGGAGAATGTAAGACCAACTGTTGTGACATATGGTACCCTTATCGAAGGGTATTGTAGAATGCGTCGAGTTGAAAAGGCGCTAGAGATGGTTGGCGACATGATCAAAGAAGGAATTGCACCAAATGCAATAGTGTATAATCCGATAATTGATGCATTGGCAGAAGCTGGGAGATTTAAAGAGGCCTTGGGGATGATGGAACGATTTCATGTTTTAGAAATTGGCCCTACCGAATCGACATATAATTCTCTGGTGAAGGGGTTTTGTAAGGCAGGAGATCTTGTAGGTGCTAGTAAGATTCTTAAAATGATGATAAGTAGGGGTTTCCTTCCAAGCTCCACCACCTATAATTACTTCTTTAGATACTTCTCAAGATGCGGGAAGATTGAGGAAGGGATGAACTTGTATACCAAGATCATCCAGTCCGGTTATACGCCTGATCGGCTAACATACCATCTTTTGGTGAAGATGTTATGTGAAGAGGAAAGGTTAGACTTGGCAGTTCGAGTTAGCAAGGAAATGAGACATAAAGGATTGGACATGGACTTGGCTACAAGTACCATGTTAGTTCATTTGCTATGCAAAATGCGTAGGTTGGAAGAGGCTTTTGCTGAATTCGAGGACATGATACGAAGGGGTATAGTTCCTCAGTACCTTACTTTCCAGAGACTGAATGCGGAGTTAAAGAAACAGGGTATGAATGAAGTGGCACAAAAGCTTCGCAATTTGATGTCTTCCATTCCCCATTCTACCAGCTTCCCAAATACTTACAGCGAAGACAACAATGATGCGCGTGCAAGAAGGAATTCTATAATTCAGAAGGCCCAAGCATTTTCTGATATGTTGAAAAACTGTAACGACCCTCGAGAACTCGAAAAGTATAAATGTTCTTCTGAAAATGATGTCTCAAGTGCGAACGGTTTGATAGAGGATATTGAGAGAAAGATAAGTGCCAAACGCACATCTTCTGTGATCTGA
- the LOC112755518 gene encoding protein WHAT'S THIS FACTOR 9, mitochondrial-like, translated as MALPSKLPRQFILVRTFVNAKVKWVRDLYLDNAILKEKDLKQVVSFKNEIVSSTSKSLSLYNASLLKDPLNLSMTTTKFIDKYHCIFMQFQPDRGFPPHVKLTPHALCLHKEEMDIYNCPINRVDFVHRIARLLMLAGMGKLPLYVIDKLKWDLGLPHDYVKTLLADYPDYFDVCSIEDPSSGKEMLALELVSWRKELSVSDLEKRAMSLDYCGDKRRHDISFPMFYPKGFDLEKRVKSWVENWQKLPYISPYEDAFHLDLSSDLAEKWIVAILHELLCLLVSKKTERGNLLCYGECLGLDSRFKKALVHHPGIFYISNKIRTQTVVLREAYRKDVLIRKHPLMGMRFRYIHLMTKTQKHHRQVELKDNSQIEA; from the coding sequence ATGGCTCTCCCCTCCAAACTTCCTCGTCAGTTCATCCTTGTTAGGACTTTTGTGAATGCAAAGGTCAAATGGGTTCGGGACTTGTATCTTGATAATGCAATCCTTAAAGAGAAAGATCTTAAACAGGTCGTTTCCTTCAAGAATGAAATAGTTTCATCTACTTCCAAATCCCTCTCCTTATACAATGCTTCTCTGTTGAAAGATCCCCTTAACCTTTCCATGACAACCACCAAATTTATAGACAAGTATCATTGTATTTTCATGCAATTCCAACCAGATCGTGGCTTCCCTCCACATGTTAAGCTCACACCTCATGCTTTATGCCTACACAAAGAAGAAATGGATATCTACAATTGTCCCATTAACCGTGTAGACTTTGTTCATAGGATTGCAAGGCTTCTGATGCTTGCTGGTATGGGAAAATTGCCACTTTATGTAATTGATAAGCTAAAATGGGATCTGGGTCTTCCTCATGATTATGTTAAGACTCTTTTGGCCGATTACCCTGATTATTTTGATGTTTGTAGCATCGAAGATCCATCATCCGGAAAAGAAATGCTTGCTTTAGAGCTTGTTTCTTGGAGAAAAGAGCTCTCTGTCTCTGACTTGGAGAAGAGGGCAATGAGCTTGGACTATTGTGGAGACAAAAGAAGACATGATATTTCATTTCCCATGTTTTATCCAAAAGGTTTTGATCTTGAAAAGAGAGTGAAGAGTTGGGTTGAGAATTGGCAAAAATTACCTTATATTTCCCCATATGAAGATGCATTTCATCTTGATCTAAGTAGTGACCTGGCAGAGAAGTGGATAGTGGCAATTTTGCATGAGTTGCTCTGTCTTCTAGTGTCAAAGAAGACAGAGCGAGGGAACTTACTTTGTTATGGAGAGTGTTTGGGGTTGGACTCAAGATTTAAGAAGGCTTTGGTTCATCACCCTGGCATATTTTACATTTCCAATAAGATTAGGACTCAGACAGTTGTGCTTAGGGAAGCTTATAGAAAGGATGTCTTGATTAGGAAGCATCCATTAATGGGTATGAGATTTAGGTACATTCACCTCATGACTAAGACTCAGAAACATCATAGACAAGTTGAGTTGAAGGATAATTCACAGATTGAAGCTTAG